A genomic window from Drosophila simulans strain w501 unplaced genomic scaffold, Prin_Dsim_3.1 Segkk6_quiver_pilon, whole genome shotgun sequence includes:
- the LOC123327432 gene encoding uncharacterized protein LOC123327432: MAASDQALAKFISVSDRLSEFEAQINTPESAAPTVTMLGVRRDQVRTLWDKVEKEYDLCSECLVSAGEAAASNMPILRAKYSYCYSVYERCVAQLVDKIEQGTSQSIQLKILFKVQSIPQESGAALKVLQSTV; encoded by the exons atggcTGCTTCAGATCAAGCGctagccaaattcatttcggtttctgacCGCTTAAGCGAATTTGAGGCTCAGATCAACACTCCGGAATCCGCAGCTCCAACCGTCACGATGCTTGGCGTCCGTCGCGACCAAGTCCGAACCCTATGGGACAAGGTTGAGAAGGAATACGATCTCTGCTCAGAGTGCCTTGTGTCAGCAGGCGAAGCGGCAGCAAGCAACATGCCTATTCTCAGGGCTAAATACAGTTATTGCTATTCAGTCTATGAAAGGTGtgttgcccagctcgttgataaaatcgagcagggcacttctcagtccat tcaattgaaaatactgtttaaaGTGCAGTCGATACCACAGGAATCTGGGGCGGCCTTGAAGGTACTGCAAAGTACTGTTTAA